Genomic DNA from Clavibacter michiganensis:
CCGTGAAGCCGTGACCGCCGCCCTTGTTGTGCGACGGGCCCGCGATGTCGATGTGCGCCCACGGGATCCGGGGGGCGTCGTCCGCGTCGCCGGTCCGGCCGACGAACTCCTTGAGGAACACGCCCGCGACGAGCATGCCGCCGGCGGGATTGCCGGGCTTGACGTTGGCGATGTCCGCGATGTCGGAGTTGAGGAGCGCGCGCATCTCCTCCGGGAGCGGCATGCCCCACATGCTCTCTCCCTGCTCGCGGGCCGCGTCGAGCAGACGGGCGACGAGCGCGTCCTCGCCCATGACGGCGGAGTACCGCTCACCGAGCGCCACGACCTGCGCACCCGTGAGCGTCGCGATGTCGACGATGGCGTCCGGGTGCTCCTCGCTCGCGGCGACGATCCCGTCCGCCATCACGAGTCGACCCTCGGCGTCCGTGTTGAGGACCTCGACGGTCGTGCCCCCGCGCATGCGCAGCACGTCGTCCGGGCGGATGGCGGAGCCGGAGGGCATGTTCTCGGCGATGCAGAGCCACGCGGTGAGGCGCACTGGCAGCTCGAGCCGCGCGGCGGCGACGACGACCTCGAGGATCGTCGCGGCACCGGTCATGTCGTACTTCATGCCGATCATCGGCACGGCCGGCTTGAGCGAGATGCCGCCGGTGTCGTAGGTGATGCCCTTGCCGACGAGCGCGAGGTGGCGCGTCGCGCCGGCGGGGGAGTAGGAGACCTTCACGAGGCGGGGCGGGCGCGTCGAGCCCTGGCCGACCCCGAGGATGCCGCCGAAGCCGTCGGCCGCGAGCGCGTCCTCGTCCCAGACGCGGACGTCGAGGGGCAGGCCGCTCGTGCGCTCCTGCACG
This window encodes:
- a CDS encoding leucyl aminopeptidase, with the protein product MTLPQLSVSSDRAVDVEADALVVAVSSEKEGIRVHAPEGLGLDVDGLSAIGVTGGRDEVVRVAGTGTAARTVALVGLGSGPLDAVALRYAVGSATRQLRGVERVAVAVPVASLEELTAVLEGAALGVYSFDSYRRDSLAGQKPRASSVTVVAQGDSWTPEDADEAVARAVAVAGAVAGTKDLVNTPPLDLYPATFVDAVQERTSGLPLDVRVWDEDALAADGFGGILGVGQGSTRPPRLVKVSYSPAGATRHLALVGKGITYDTGGISLKPAVPMIGMKYDMTGAATILEVVVAAARLELPVRLTAWLCIAENMPSGSAIRPDDVLRMRGGTTVEVLNTDAEGRLVMADGIVAASEEHPDAIVDIATLTGAQVVALGERYSAVMGEDALVARLLDAAREQGESMWGMPLPEEMRALLNSDIADIANVKPGNPAGGMLVAGVFLKEFVGRTGDADDAPRIPWAHIDIAGPSHNKGGGHGFTGKGPTGVAVRTLLALAAGFSRA